One part of the [Synechococcus] sp. NIES-970 genome encodes these proteins:
- a CDS encoding acyltransferase domain protein has translation MSKPDFFPTQTQPLLVRLVQSIAYWVGRFKYQLRLRVSEVDLGKIRALGDARIVFMPNHPTFDDGLVMFLLSAQLGEIFNYLVAYENFTDQLAGFLQKSGCYSIRRGVGDRRSIAHTLELLKQERSRMVIFPEGGCSFQNDAIVPFRTGAIQLPMQAMQAIAKQEGAFPPCYLVPISIKYRYLKAPETIIQRSLQNLEEKLQITPATTDPYQRLRGVAEVVLQQLETEYQLTPDPDDDWNGRIKQIRNSALNLCATQLNLSFPDDFPLRERVYKMQALLIEKASGEPSLGLENDEILYQTTVRLLNFDAIYDGYVGAYPSHERFIDTLTRLEREVFRVEIPKPKGLHEGWIRVGKPINLQDYGAQYQGDRQGTILQLTEAMQYEVQNNLLDMIYHP, from the coding sequence CAACCACTACTCGTGCGTTTGGTGCAAAGTATCGCCTATTGGGTAGGGCGTTTTAAATACCAGTTAAGGCTACGGGTGAGCGAGGTAGATTTGGGGAAAATTCGTGCCCTCGGTGATGCACGGATTGTTTTCATGCCCAACCATCCCACCTTTGACGATGGTCTGGTGATGTTTTTGCTCTCGGCCCAATTGGGAGAAATCTTTAACTATCTCGTGGCCTATGAAAACTTTACAGATCAGCTCGCCGGTTTTTTGCAAAAAAGTGGCTGCTATTCGATTCGACGGGGGGTAGGCGATCGCCGCAGCATTGCCCATACCCTAGAGCTCCTGAAACAAGAACGTTCTCGGATGGTCATTTTTCCGGAGGGGGGCTGTTCTTTTCAAAATGATGCCATTGTGCCATTTCGCACCGGAGCAATCCAACTGCCGATGCAAGCAATGCAGGCGATCGCCAAACAAGAAGGCGCCTTTCCCCCCTGCTATCTTGTGCCGATTAGTATCAAATATCGCTATCTTAAGGCTCCAGAAACCATCATTCAGCGCAGCTTACAAAATCTCGAAGAAAAACTGCAGATTACCCCGGCCACGACGGATCCATACCAAAGACTCCGGGGGGTAGCCGAGGTTGTGTTACAACAGCTCGAAACCGAATACCAGCTCACCCCAGACCCCGATGATGATTGGAACGGGCGCATCAAACAGATCCGCAACTCTGCCCTTAACCTTTGTGCAACACAATTGAATCTCAGCTTCCCCGATGACTTTCCCCTGCGGGAACGGGTTTACAAAATGCAAGCCCTCTTAATTGAAAAAGCCTCCGGAGAGCCTTCTCTGGGCTTGGAAAACGATGAAATTCTGTACCAAACTACGGTGCGATTACTCAACTTCGACGCTATCTATGACGGCTATGTGGGAGCTTATCCGAGTCATGAGCGATTTATTGATACCCTCACTCGCCTAGAACGGGAAGTATTTCGGGTAGAAATTCCCAAGCCAAAGGGACTGCATGAAGGCTGGATCCGGGTGGGGAAGCCGATCAATCTCCAGGACTACGGAGCTCAATATCAAGGCGATCGCCAAGGCACAATTCTCCAACTGACAGAAGCGATGCAATATGAGGTGCAAAATAACCTCCTCGATATGATTTACCATCCTTGA